GCGCGAGGCTCCGGGCGCGGTGCGATACAATGAACCCGAATACCGTCATTTGGGTGGGCGCGCCATCAATCTGATCATTCGCCTGCTGGCCTTGCCCAGCCTGAACGACACGCAATGCGGTTTCAAGTGTTTTCGTGCCCCCGTTGCCGAAGATATTTTCAACTACCAAACGCTCACTGGTTGGGCTTTCGATATCGAATTGCTCTATATCGCCCGCCGCCGCGGCTACCGCGTGAGCGAAATCCCGATCCCCTGGTATTTCAACCCCGATACTAAACTCAGCCCCGTCTGGGATGCCCTGCGTATGGTGCTCGATATTTTCACCATTCACCGCAACGCTCTGCAAGGCCGGTATAATGCCCAAAAAATTTGACCCGGCGCTGATCCCCAAAAACCCCACCCTGGAATTTGAGCGTCTGCTGTGGCAGGCAGGCAGGCAATATGTGGCCGGAATCGACGAAGCTGGACGCGGCGCGCTGGCCGGGCCGGTAGCTGCCGCGGTGGTGATTCTGCCGCCAGACAGGAATCTCGAACGTAGCCTGAGGGGGGTGCGTGATTCCAAACAGATGACCCCATCCCAAAGAGAATTCTGGTCTACGCGCCTGCGCGAGTTGGTACTGGCATTCGGAGTGGGCTTTGCTTCATCCCAAACGATAGACGCCCTGGGCATCGTTCCCGCCACG
The window above is part of the Chloroflexota bacterium genome. Proteins encoded here:
- a CDS encoding ribonuclease HII encodes the protein MPKKFDPALIPKNPTLEFERLLWQAGRQYVAGIDEAGRGALAGPVAAAVVILPPDRNLERSLRGVRDSKQMTPSQREFWSTRLRELVLAFGVGFASSQTIDALGIVPATRLAAQRALNALEITPQHLLLDYLLLPDLEIPQTSLIKGDARSLSIAAASILAKTARDARMVELDQEYPGYGLAAHKGYGTKAHREAIIKLGPSPIHRLSFSPIRDL